A genomic window from Synechococcus sp. CBW1107 includes:
- a CDS encoding NIL domain-containing protein, with amino-acid sequence MKRRLTIHFPRETVHHPITYRLAVDFDIAAKILRAQIAPNQSGTMVVELSGDIDELDAAEQWLEDLGLGLDRAPGEIRIDRGRCVDCGICSSVCPSGALRSRPPAWRLEFRAQHCLVCEQCIPSCPVDAIELVLEAR; translated from the coding sequence GTGAAGCGTCGCCTCACCATCCACTTCCCGCGCGAAACGGTGCATCACCCGATCACCTACCGGCTTGCCGTGGATTTCGACATCGCCGCCAAGATCCTGCGGGCCCAGATCGCCCCCAACCAGAGCGGCACCATGGTGGTGGAGCTCTCGGGCGACATCGACGAACTCGATGCCGCCGAGCAGTGGCTGGAGGATCTGGGTCTGGGTCTTGACCGCGCTCCCGGAGAGATCCGCATCGACCGCGGCCGTTGCGTCGATTGCGGCATCTGCTCCAGCGTCTGCCCCAGCGGTGCCCTGCGCAGCCGTCCGCCGGCCTGGCGACTGGAATTCCGAGCCCAGCACTGTCTGGTCTGTGAGCAGTGCATCCCCAGCTGCCCCGTGGACGCCATCGAGCTGGTGCTGGAGGCCCGATGA
- a CDS encoding thioredoxin domain-containing protein — protein MTLPDPAAEASSPLGRRERMVLAAIAAALALLLFWLRGGLQPQAPLEQLARRSPELPLALASGRPTVVEFYADWCEACRSMAPAMAALESEHRGDLNVVLLNVDNPRWSPEIDRYAVNGIPQLELFDRGGHAIGRSLGARSRPELASIMTALIEETPLPPLAGVGSLSPLTGGEGPGTGPTTPAQAQAGPRSHA, from the coding sequence ATGACTCTGCCCGACCCCGCGGCTGAAGCCAGCTCCCCCCTGGGTCGGCGCGAGCGGATGGTGCTGGCCGCCATCGCCGCCGCCCTGGCGCTGCTGCTCTTCTGGTTGCGCGGGGGCCTGCAGCCCCAGGCGCCGCTGGAGCAGCTGGCCCGGCGTTCGCCGGAGTTGCCGCTGGCCCTCGCCAGCGGTCGGCCGACGGTCGTGGAGTTCTACGCCGACTGGTGTGAGGCCTGCCGCTCGATGGCCCCGGCGATGGCGGCCCTCGAGAGCGAACACCGCGGCGACCTCAACGTGGTGCTGCTGAATGTGGACAATCCCCGCTGGAGCCCGGAAATCGATCGCTACGCGGTGAACGGCATCCCGCAGCTGGAGCTTTTCGACCGTGGCGGCCACGCGATCGGCCGCTCCCTGGGGGCCCGCAGCCGCCCCGAGCTGGCCTCGATCATGACCGCTCTGATCGAAGAGACTCCCCTTCCCCCGCTGGCGGGCGTTGGCAGCCTCTCGCCCCTGACGGGCGGAGAGGGGCCGGGCACGGGTCCGACCACACCAGCCCAGGCCCAGGCCGGCCCCCGCAGCCACGCCTGA
- the thyX gene encoding FAD-dependent thymidylate synthase: protein MDRFRVELIAATPNPQQCVYAAMHQDYSEGFVAADRAEWPDERTAGEICVKRLLSGERGHYGPLEHAQIVLNVGWFPHSVMQQARTHRVGVSFDVQSMRYTGDRICKAADGSLDLEEVFYLRPIGDYSDRQGKKYSYDEIQRGLDLELCRQAAMRYRDLLAAGFAEEHARGILPFDYRQHFVVSFSLRAFLHFLDLRAKLDAQLEIRQLCDLMWPHLESWAPEIAAWYSRARLHKARLAP from the coding sequence ATGGACCGTTTCCGGGTCGAGCTGATCGCCGCCACTCCCAACCCCCAGCAGTGCGTCTATGCCGCCATGCACCAGGACTACAGCGAGGGGTTCGTCGCGGCTGACCGCGCCGAGTGGCCCGATGAACGCACGGCGGGCGAGATCTGCGTCAAGCGCCTGCTCTCCGGCGAACGCGGCCATTACGGCCCGCTGGAGCATGCCCAGATCGTGCTCAACGTTGGCTGGTTTCCCCACTCCGTGATGCAGCAGGCCCGCACCCACCGGGTGGGGGTGAGTTTCGATGTGCAATCCATGCGCTACACCGGCGATCGCATCTGCAAAGCCGCCGATGGCAGCCTCGATCTCGAGGAGGTGTTCTATCTGCGCCCGATCGGCGATTACAGCGACCGCCAGGGCAAGAAGTACAGCTACGACGAGATCCAGCGAGGACTGGACCTGGAGCTCTGCCGCCAGGCTGCGATGCGCTACCGCGACCTGCTGGCCGCCGGCTTCGCCGAGGAACATGCCCGCGGCATCCTCCCCTTCGATTACCGCCAGCACTTCGTGGTGAGCTTCAGTCTGAGGGCCTTCCTGCATTTTCTGGACCTGCGCGCCAAGCTGGATGCGCAGCTGGAGATCCGCCAGCTCTGTGATCTGATGTGGCCCCATCTGGAGTCGTGGGCTCCAGAGATCGCCGCCTGGTACAGCCGCGCCCGCCTGCACAAAGCGCGCCTGGCCCCCTGA